One Methanofastidiosum sp. genomic region harbors:
- a CDS encoding winged helix DNA-binding domain-containing protein, with protein MNISGLGEHIIFKNGLNQLKNIKENNNPQINLLPALDPCIMGYKERDRYLDKEYFNYIFDRAGSGTTTIINNGKIIGVWDFEENPDPIIKIFMFEDQNISKEIEKKAKEIGNFIYEKEVKIKICDDMTPLDKRTTGGFMAPLKDMDD; from the coding sequence GTGAATATTTCGGGGCTTGGAGAACATATAATCTTTAAGAATGGTCTGAACCAATTAAAAAATATAAAAGAAAATAATAATCCACAAATCAATCTTTTGCCTGCGCTTGATCCATGCATAATGGGTTACAAGGAGCGGGATAGGTATCTTGATAAAGAATATTTTAATTATATTTTTGACCGCGCTGGGAGTGGAACGACAACTATTATAAACAACGGGAAAATAATCGGCGTTTGGGATTTTGAGGAGAATCCAGACCCAATAATAAAAATATTTATGTTTGAGGATCAAAATATTTCAAAAGAGATTGAGAAGAAGGCAAAAGAAATTGGGAACTTTATTTATGAAAAAGAAGTTAAGATAAAAATATGCGATGATATGACGCCACTTGATAAAAGAACTACCGGTGGCTTTATGGCCCCACTAAAGGATATGGATGACTGA